The genome window TCCTTCGTCTCCTGCTTCTTGTTCAGCTTGAAGGACCCGGAGGCGCCGCTGCCTTTCACCTGGAGGAGGGCGCCCTTGGTGACCAGAGCCTTGACGGCCAGCTTCAGGCGGCTGTTGTTCTTCTCTACATCGTATCCTCCAGCAGACAGAGCCTTCTTCAGGGCGGCCAGAGACACCCCGCTGCGCTCCTTGGAGGCGGACACGGCTTTCACGATCAGCTCGGAGACGCTGGGGCCGGAGGGTTTATTGCTCTTCTTGGCAGCAGATTTCttcggctgcttcttggatttggcggccggttctgcgggagggggagcggcggctggcgCGGTCTCTGCCATCATATGCTGCTGACGCAAAATGAAAATATTTCCTGATAGGAAGGAAAACACTGAGGCCGGAGCTGGAGGCGCCTGTTATATGTACAGGCTTACtgcgcactgattggctgctgagcAGCACCGTCCTGAGCTTCTATTGGCTGACACTGGACACAGGCCCCGCCCCCTCCCAGCTGAGTCCGAGTGAAGCTCCGCTCTCCCCTTGTGCTTCCCTGCCCTGGATAAAAGCCCTTTACCGGCTAACACCGGACAGCAGAGCGCGATTCCTCCGTCGCCTCCCCTTCTCCAACATCTCCACCGGCCATTTGTAGCCGTCACTAGCAGAGATGCCGGGAAAGAGCGGAGAGGAAATCCCGGGATCATCGCCGCCGTCCTCCCGATCTGCACATCACTGTGTATCCGGGGAGATAAATCTGCTGCGGGAGCTCGTTCCTCCTATTCCCGGCTCCTGTCACCATCACAGGGATCTTTACTCCTATGTCTATCGCACAGGAAGCTGATTGTACGATGTGGGGACGAGCTGGAGCTGCTGACAACCCAGAAGGGTAACACAGGCGACGGCCTCCGCTGACTGCCACCTCCCTGACCTGtggtgtcactgtaccccgtatgtgcagagGATTGGGGGGACACGTGTTCCACACCAGTAGATGATCCACATCGGTGGCTGATTGCAATCACCTGCCTGATATCGTGTCTTACCCAGTGTGAAGCTGTGACCGCTGCGGCATGTCATGGTGCGAAGAGCTCTGATGAGGCGACAGCTGCACACTGCGACTCCCCAACCAAACACATAAACATCTCCGGGGAGAAAACTGAAATATTAATGGATTTATGTGACCCCCACTATTGTGTAAAAGGGGAATATTGGGAGAAAAGCGGAGACACAAAATCCAGCGTCTACACAGAGAACAcagctgtacatagtatatatagtGCACAACATCACATCTGCACAGCCCAGATCAGCAGTGTAATAAGTGTCACTGATACTAGAGgagagggtacagtatatacagcagagtgtacagtatatacagcagagtacacagtatatagagcagagtgtacaggatatacagcagtgtgcacagtatatagagccagtgtgtacagtacatacagcagtgtgtacagtatatagagcagtgtgtaaagtatatacagcagtgtgtacaatttatagaccagagtgtacagtatatagagcagtctcccctctcttcttctttctctctctctccctctttcttaatctctatttctctctcctctctttcattatttccttctctcctttctctcttcgctctcctctctttctctcttcttttttcTCTAAATCTTTCTCTCACTCTTACTCTTTCTTCCTTtctatttctctctctccctctctttcccttgctttctctttttcttactttatatctatctctctccttctctctttctttatctctcttctctctacttctctatctctctctttatgtctttttgtctctctctctctctctttctccctttctttctctctatctccttctttctcattctctctctttcactttatctctctctttctctctctcagggAGAGATTATCAATCCTTCATGTCAGCAGTGCACCTCTCCAAAATGAGGCAGATGTACTAGATTTTCTAGGCACCGCCATCTGCACGTGGGGTGCTGCTGTAATCCCTGtcatcatcctcgtttttcctctccaCGTTTCCATATCCAGCCAAGTGATCGCTGGGCCCAGTATTCTCATCAGCATTGCCGATACTTCGAGCTGTAGCAAAGGAGAAGGCACAAGTGATGATAACCCGCCTCTATGTGCCCTCAAGTGTCTCCGCTGTGGTGCGGGATGATATGCTATGGAAGGTTAATAATCAATAATTGTGTCCTTCCTACAGGCTCTGGTGCCCCATGGAATGAAAGGTTTCCCCAGGAGGGCGGTGGTAAAGATGTTTAATGACTTGCTAAGGAATGGTCGCATGCAAAAACTCCAAGACTCGGACACCGTGCTGTCCCAGATTTTGGAGATGACGTGCAGTGACTTGGATTGGGAGGTGAAGGTGAACGCAGTGGACCTGGCACATTCCTATATGTCCCAAACATTGGAGATGGGACCGTCCCTAACGTGCCCTTACACTATAGGGCTGCCATCTAGCagaagctcaggttccatctccgacGCTCTGGTTACATGTGAATGAGTCGGGCTTTTTCCGGCCTTATTGACTTGTCTGTGTGACTGTGACCGGCCAGTGGCATTAAAGTTTTGTGAAATCCTTCTTGCTGTGAAGCCCAAACTGTGTAATGGGGACACTGATCCCTCCGAACAGCATGGAAGAGACTGGCTGGAGCACACGATAAAAGAGAAGCAAATGGCAGGCGGGGACGGTGCTGGGGCCGGCAGGGTCGCCCACCAGATTGGGCCACTGGTGTCATACAGAAGATGGATTTGGATAACATAAAATGTCCCCTTCCGAAAAACAGCGATCATGTACACGAAACTCCCCGGTCACTGCTGCAGGACGTCAAAGCAACCTTATGGGGGGAAGAAATGCACGATGCAGATTGCTACTGATGCGGAAGTTTATGGtacttttctgctgcagatttcactgcggaaATGCCTTTTGTGCTGTAATTTGTAGTGGATCCaacctgtgtttttctttttttactacaGTGCCCTACTGGGACCCAGAAGCCCTTCTGGCCATCCAACTGCTACTCAGGCGCCAATTTCTAAGAAAGATTTAtctcctctctttctttctcttttctttctctaaATCTTTCTCTCACTCTTACCCTTTTCCCCTTTCTATTTCTCTCTCACCCTCTCTTTCTCttgctttctctttctcttttttctcactttatctctatctttctctctccTTGTCTCTTTCTTCATCTCTATTTCTTCTCTCTCTACTTATCTCCCTCTTTATTTCTCTTTGTCTttatctctctttctttctcctttgctttctctctctctccttctttctcattctctctcgttcactctctctctctttgtctttatctctctctctccttctctctcccagGGAGAGATGATCAATCCTTCATGTCAGCAGTGCACCTCTCCAAAATGAGGCAGATGTACTAGATTTTCCAGGCACCGCCATCTGTACGTGCGGTGCTGCTGTAATCCCTGtcatcatcctcgtttttcctctccaCGTTTCCATATCCAGCCAAGTGATCGCTGGGCCCAGTATTCTCATCAGCATTGCCGATACTTCGAGCTATAGCTAAGGAGAAGGCACAAGTGATGATAACCCGCCTCTATGTGCCCTCAAGTGTCTCCGCTGTGGTGCGGGATGATGTGCTATGGAAGGTTAATAATCAATAATTGTGTCCTTCCTACAGGCTCTGGTGCCCCATGTAATGAAAGGTTTCCCCAGAAGGGCGGTGGTAAAGATGTTTACTAACTTGCTAAGGAATGGTCGCATGCAAAAACTCCAAGACTCGGACACCGTGCTGTCCCAGATTTTGGAGATGACGTGCAATGACTTGGATTGGGAGGTGAAGGTGAACGCATTGGACCTGGCACATTCCTATATGTCCCACACATTGGAGATGGGACCGTCCCTAACGTGCCCTTACACTATAGGGCTGCCATCTAGCagaagctcaggttccatctccgacGCTCTGGTTACATGTGAATGAGTCGGGCTTTTTCCGGCCTTATTGACTTGTCTGTGTGACTGTGACCGGTCAGTGGCATCAAAGGCGTGTGAAATCCTTCTCGCTGTGAAGCCCAAACTGTGCAATGGGGACACTGATCCCTCCGAAGAGTATGGAAGAGACTGGCTGGAGCACACGATAAAAGAGAAGCAAATGGCAGGCGGGGACGGTGCTGGGGACCGGCAGGGTCGCCCACCAGAATGGGCCACTGGGGTCATAAAGAAGATGGATTTGGATAACATAAAATGTTCCCTGCCGAAATACAGCGATTATGTACACGAGACTCCCCTGTCACTGCTGCAGGACGTCAAAGCCACCTTATGGGGGGAAGAAATGCACGATGCAGATTGCTACTGATGCGGAAGTTTAAGGgacttttctgctgcagatctcatTGCGGAAATGCCTTTTGTGCTGTGATTTGTAGTGGATCCAACCTGTTTTTTTCCTACAGTGTCCTACTGGGACCCAGAAGCCCTCCTGGCCATCCGACAGCTACTCAGGCCCCAATTTCGAAGAAGCACGTCCTGGTTATAAGAAAGCAAATGCCTTTGGCACTATAGAGGGTGATGTAGTAgggattatttttctattttggtttGCTTCCAGTACAGTTTTCACATTAAATCAGAACaattaaagaaaacaaacaaaaaaaaaacacggcaCATTCCAGTAATTTTGAATTAAAGCATAACATTTTATATAAACAATGCATAAAAATGTGTCTTTCTGGGTTGTGATTGGTACATGAGGTAATGGCATAAATTAACATTCAATCACCTGATGTTGATATGATGAAAAATCTCTCCTAATTTCACTTGCTGCTTTCAACCGTGTATTGGGattaactgtgggggcatcatacattgTGGAGAGTATGATCCACTCTGATCTGGCATGGTCATGACAATAGTCGGGATACCTGCCGCTACAGGGAAGGAAATTGTATATAATAAAGAAGCTGGAAAAATAATTGCAGAAACTGTACAATGGGCGGGAAATTCAAACTTCCCAACAGTtctgtgttcagccaatcagcagaggAAGGGAGGAGCTAATGATTCTGTAAGCCCCGCCCCGGATAGCGTCATCTCTCCAGTTCTCTCTCTGGTCCATTCTTCCTCCATATAAAGGAGCAGTCCCTGAGGCTCAGGAATCAGTTTTTGCTCATTGACTGAAGAAAatgtctggtcgcggcaaaggaggaaaaggtctcgggaagggcggcgccaagcggcacaggaaggtgctccgtgataacatccagggcatcaccaagcctgccatccgccgtctagctcgcagaggaggcgtcaagcgcatctccggcctcatctatgaggagactcgcggtgtcctgaaagtcttcctggagaacgtgatccgtgacgccgtcacctacaccgagcacgccaagaggaagaccgtcaccgccatggacgtggtgtacgcgctcaagcgccagggccgcactctctacggcttcggaggttaattgtgttctcttctgtcctcacaacccaaaggctcttttcagagccacccacATCTTCTAAGTGAGGGCTGCACCTGACTGCTAGGATCTGATTTCTCTGCTTTGGTGATGTCGCTGTAATGTTAGAACACTCATCGGTGCCAACGTTACGCTCCGAATACTGAATAGTCCCAAGGATATCCTGACGTGGAAAGATTAAACGGCTTACCCGAAGCAGATCCCTCTACAGCTCTAATCAGGGGGGTGTTCAGGGCGGTTTCCAAATGTAGGTTAATATTCTGTCTAGACATTTAATATCCTGTTCTTATTGGGCGCTGATTAGTAGATTTATGGGGGATATATATCCGCACTGGGCcgcagtgataatttcctgatcAGATCCGTGTACAGGGAATGTGGCTGTAGGAGGCAGCTGGATAGATGGACGCCCTGTGTGTCATCACATAGGGTACGGCGACTCCTATGTGATGACCACGTCCTGGACACTAATGTTTCGGGTGGATGGCGCCTCTGAAGACTATTATAACCTCCTCAGAATAATGATGGGCTGTTTGAGGTCTGATAGCCACGGCTGCGCGTTTTGAGGTCCtgtcatgtatttatatatatccggtgtgtgcagtgtatggggggACACAGGTGTTGGTTCTGTTCCCTacagctcctgtcctgtatatgtatatacaaagCGTATACAttgtgtgcagtgtatgggggaCACAGCGCTGCCGGGGCCTGGGGTGAAGGTGCCGCATCTGTGGATACTCTGGTAAAGAAAAGATCAGCTGGAAAACGGCACGTAAGGAGTTAAACGGGAGAGGAAAgccgggcaacaaaattaataaaggggatgggagaactacaatacccagatagattagcgaaattaggattatttagtctagaaaaaagacgactgaggggcgatctaataaccatgtataagtatataaggggacaatacaaatatctcgctgaggatctgtttataccaaggaaggtgacgggcacaagggggcattctttgcgtctggaggagagaaggtttttccaccaacatagaagaggattctttactgttagggcagtgagaatctggaattgcttgcctgaggaggtggtgatggcgaactcagtcgaggggttcaagagaggcctggatgtcttcctggagcagaacaatattgtatcatacaattaggttctgtagagggacgtagatctggggatttgttgtgatggagtgtgggctgaactggatggacagatgtcttttttcggccttactagctatgttactatgtacatcaCTGAAGGCTGAGCGTTACCAAGGTTTCTCGCTCATTGTCTGATCACAGAATCCGTTGGGGAATTTGAATTCCCCGCTCATAATCTCCGGAGGATTGTTACAGGTCACTGATAGCGACAACCATCCCCCACCCCCTTACTGCGGGACCTGCTAACTACATGTAGACCTCACCGCGGAGTATCAGACACTAAGGAGGGGACATTTCCTGCGAGCTTGGCAGACGACACTCCACCTGAGGGTCTGAGACTTCATGTGGGATTGACCCATTCATCTCCTGTTATTCTGTGGATATGTGCACCAACAATGGCGGCAATGGTGTATGTACCATCAGCCTCATGCGAGGACCCCCGAGATAGGCGGCGCCGGCTCTtgtggtgacggtgtgggtggctcttagaagagcctttggttttgtagagattggcggcagcgctcacttgctcttgctcgccttgctgctctcggtcttcttgggcagcagcacggcctggatgttgggcaggacgcccccctgggcaatggtcaccccacccagcagcctgttcagctcctCGTCATTGCGCACCGCCAGCTGCAGGTGACGGGGGATGATGCGGGTCTTCTTGTTGTCCCGGGCAGCATTGCCGGCCAATTCCAGGATCTCAGCggtcagatactccagcacagcGGCCAGATAGACCGGAGCGCCGGCGCCGACTCTCTCAGCGCAGTTGCCCTTGCGGAGAAGCCTGTGCACACGGCCGACTGGGAACTGCAGTCCTGCCCGGGATGAGCGGGTCTTGGCCTTAGCACGGACCTTTCCTCCTTGTTTGCCGCGTCCAGACATGATGCCGATAACTAATGACGGAAAATCGTGTAGAGAAGAGTCTGTGCTGTGTCGCCTTATATAGTCCGTTGCTCCGCCCTCCTCTCCTGTCGTTGGACGGATCTGAAGATGAAAATGGAGAAGAGTATTGGAGATCCACCAATGAGCTACAGAGGGCGGAGCTTATTATTGCTCCTTTCTCAAATGAGTTTCTCACCCAATAGAAAACGTTCGCTTTGGACAGAATAGATAAGGGGTGAAAACAGATATCTGTCCTGGAGCAGAAGGAAATGCAGAAATATTCTGTTGACTTGTTGTTTGCACTTGTTGGACTTGTGTCTTCTATCAGCCATATATTGCACTGACAGTCTGGCGGGTGAGGGGTTAATTCCTGTCAGGAGGAGGCTCCTCACTCACCCGCTTATTATCCTGTGCAGATCCCCTGTGGTGTCCGCGCTTATACTATCACAGCCTGACTGAGACAAGTCTCCTATgttctgcccggagcctgatgtgacGCTGCCGGGTCTCGGGTGGGGGAAGTCGCCGCTTCTGTAAAGCGAGTGTGTAGTGGGGGGtcagcacacacggacactgaGGAGTTAAATGGAGGCGGATATTCCTGTATCTGGGATTGGTCGGCGCCTGCGGATGTCTCTCGCTCATTGGCTGATTACAGATCCGTTGCTGGTTTTGAATTCCCCGCTCAGTTTCTGCTCTTTGTCCGTCGGGTTTATTACCGGCCCCTTTGCTGGAGCGGCGATCGCTGATAATACCGGGTCCTGTCATCCCAGCTGTCTGCCCCCAaacacctccgtgtccttgacctgagtgcacaccattatccttgttcatgtGATTTTTTGCTTGGTGTAGCACCGGTTTACCAGATGACGTCTGACATCTTCGCATACGACGACGCAACCAGTTCCAGCATCTTATCGCAAGTTTCAAACTCAAGTGAATTCTTGAAAACCCCTCCCCATGAGTTGAGGACGAGGGACTACGAGAATTAGCGACGAAAATTAATCTCATATGATTTACACTGCATAACTTTGGCAGAACATCATAAACAGGGCAAGATCCCGAGAGGTCTTAGGTGCAACCTGCGCCCAACACTTTTTTCTGAAGATCCCGATTACTGTGACAAATACAAGAGAATACTAAATAAATGTTCTTTAGACATCATTATTCTGACCATTGAATTTCTACAAAAGGCTATTACGGAAACAAAGGACAGTATTAGAGCAATTGAAACACAACTATCTTCTACATTGGCATCCACAGACTCTTACTTTTCGCTGCTCCGGACAGTATTCCCTTCATCGCCTCTGGTTGCCTTGTAAATATTgtacatattatattttatattttggtgtatgtttattattttgtcttttttgttcttATTCGTTTTCTATTACATATAATGTTATGTCACATACAGTtacttatactgtttatttgctttcctagtaaccccatgaataagacccgggagggtcgaaacgtcgggtttctatctacgaattatcacagtggcaattgttgacttgttttcgtgaataaatctggcatataccttttgcatcataccagtttcgagtgtgcggtattttttcttctactattaacttgaccacacggtctgttttaccagcacctccgtgtccttgacctgagtgcacaccattatccttgttcatgcCCCCAAACACGGGCGGGGATCGGTCGCCATTATTACTCTGGGGAGGTTATAATAACCTTCATAGGCGCCATCCATCCGAAACATTAGTGTCCGGGACGTGGTCATCACATAGGAGTCTCCGTACCCGGTACACAGGGCGTCCATCTATCCAGCTGCCTCAGACAGCCACATTCCCTGTGAATATTCGCTGCCCTATTCACCCCACACGGATCTGATCAGGAGAATATTACTGTACAGCCCATTTCCCTGTAATTCCGTgttctatttattttatatatcaaTAAGAAAAAACCGCATTTGTGCTGTGATGGGAGTCACCAGTACTTGGGGCATCTTACAGTCAGACTTGTGATCGGATCTCTCTGCACTGCAGTGGTTTTATCTCACGTCATATTAACCCTATGAGATCTATGGCATTCGTT of Ranitomeya imitator isolate aRanImi1 unplaced genomic scaffold, aRanImi1.pri SCAFFOLD_325, whole genome shotgun sequence contains these proteins:
- the LOC138653675 gene encoding histone H2A type 1-like is translated as MSGRGKQGGKVRAKAKTRSSRAGLQFPVGRVHRLLRKGNCAERVGAGAPVYLAAVLEYLTAEILELAGNAARDNKKTRIIPRHLQLAVRNDEELNRLLGGVTIAQGGVLPNIQAVLLPKKTESSKASKSK
- the LOC138653685 gene encoding histone H1C-like, which translates into the protein MAETAPAAAPPPAEPAAKSKKQPKKSAAKKSNKPSGPSVSELIVKAVSASKERSGVSLAALKKALSAGGYDVEKNNSRLKLAVKALVTKGALLQVKGSGASGSFKLNKKQETKDKVAKTKPAAAAKPKKPAAAKKAAKSPKKPKKAPTAAKKSPKTAKKPAAAKKAAKSPKKPKAAPKPKKVTKSPAKKAAKPAKSPAKKAAKAKKPAAKK